From the Cydia pomonella isolate Wapato2018A chromosome 11, ilCydPomo1, whole genome shotgun sequence genome, one window contains:
- the LOC133523018 gene encoding crossover junction endonuclease MUS81: MNALPQGSRITFKQAKPNPLFQGWLEELHKEAVENESNFEPVVKEALIALSKYPLPLQSGTECAILKGFDKKLCAYLDKRLEVHNYNKNLLTNKSSPRSSDTETYDLDSPVRIDCESQSPVNVPCNSNSYSSVDTNLRSENLENLEQSSDASGSSKPKATKKKQRGVYKPAFRSGSYAILVGLLEHLKENPNTPALKKEDLIDIAQKHSEESFTRPKPESFYTAWSNMTRLVTKGLVDKRKNGRKIEYFLTNQGISKAQELLKEYANTPTANDIIFNGASPQRKRPDVELDIDIDGQIVREAVKSPMEEIQNLDAIEMLPGSFDIILLIDKCETSGLSNKHDPTVTQFKKYPDLKHEYRSLKVGDFTWVAQHKVNKDQELVLPYVVERKRMDDLGSSIKDGRFHEQKFRLRKSGLKNVIYLVENYGSNKHVGLPIQSLMQALQNTRVQDNFKVHETDSLKNSARFLAMMTKRLTIEYKDKYLKGYNREPQGDDLMTFSFLNQASKKTKPLTVTETFIKLLLQLKGASVEKALAITEVYKTPHSLIEAYENCSQKEGEFLLANLKYGDLNRNVGPMVSKSVYHLFSNINLA, translated from the exons ATGAACGCACTACCTCAAGGAAGCAGAATCACCTTCAAACAAGCGAAGCCAAATCCTCTTTTTCAGGGTTGGTTGGAAGAATTGCATAAAGAAGCCGTTGAGAATGAAAGTAATTTCGAGCCGGTTGTGAAGGAAGCCCTGATTGCGCTCTCTAAGTATCCCCTACCTTTGCAGAGTGGTACTGAGTGTGCCATTCTTAAAGgttttgataaaaaattatGTGCCTATTTGGATAAGCGGCTggaagtacataattataacaaaaatttgCTCACAAATAAATCTTCTCCAAGGAGCTCTGACACAGAAACTTATGACCTAGATAGTCCTGTGAGAATTGACTGTGAATCACAGTCACCAGTTAATGTACCCTGTAATTCAAACTCATACAGTTCTGTAGACACAAATTTGAGGTCAGAAAACCTAGAAAATCTTGAACAAAGCAGTGATGCTTCTGGCAGTAGCAAGCCCAAAGctacaaaaaagaaacaaagggGTGTATACAAGCCAGCATTCCGGTCTGGCAGTTATGCTATTCTTGTTGGACTCCTTGAACATTTAAAAGAGAATCCTAATACTCCAGCTTTAAAAAAGGAAGATCTAATTGATATAGCACAAAAACACAGTGAAGAATCTTTCACCAGGCCAAAGCCAGAGTCTTTCTACACAGCCTGGAGTAATATGACAAGATTAGTCACTAAAGGGCTTGTTGATAAAAGGAAAAATGGTAGGAAAATTGAGTATTTTTTAACAAACCAAGGAATTTCAAAGGCACAAGAACTTTTAAAGGAATATGCCAATACTCCTACAGCTaatgacattatttttaatggTGCCAGTCCACAAAGAAAGAGGCCAGATGTAGAATTAGATATAGACATTGATGGGCAAATTGTGAGAGAAGCTGTAAAATCTCCCATGGAAGAGATACAAAATTTGGATGCTATTGAAATGCTTCCTGGATCCtttgatatcattttgttaATTGATAAATGTGAAACAAGTGG ATTGTCAAACAAACATGATCCAACAGTTACACAGTTCAAGAAATACCCAGACTTAAAACATGAGTACAGAAGTTTAAAAGTCGGAGACTTCACATGGGTGGCTCAGCATAAAGTCAACAAGGACCAAGAACTTGTTCTTCCATATGTTGTAGAAAGAAAGCGCATGGATGATCTTGGGTCTAGCATCAAGGATGGCAGATTCCATGAGCAGAAGTTTAGATTAAGGAAGTCTGgattaaaaaatgttatttatctaGTTGAGAATTATGGTTCTAATAAACATGTGGGTCTGCCAATACAGTCTTTGATGCAAGCTTTGCAGAACACGAGGGTGCAGGATAATTTTAAAGTGCACGAGACAGACTCATTGAAGAACTCTGCACGGTTTTTAGCAATGATGACAAAAAGACTGACTATAGAGTATAAG gataaatatttaaaaggataCAACAGAGAACCACAAGGGGACGACCTAATGACATTCTCATTTCTCAACCAGGCGTCTAAAAAAACGAAGCCTCTAACGGTTACAGAGACTTTCATCAAGCTTCTACTTCAGCTCAAAGGCGCGTCTGTTGAAAAAGCTTTAGCAATAACTGAGGTATATAAAACCCCACACTCCCTTATTGAGGCATATGAAAACTGTAGTCAGAAAGAGGGAGAATTTTTACTTGCCAATTTGAAGTATGGCGATTTGAACAGGAATGTGGGCCCTATGGTTAGCAAATCTGTCTACCATTTGTTCTCTAATATAAATCTTGCTTGa
- the LOC133523020 gene encoding RNA polymerase-associated protein CTR9 homolog, translating to MLEIPLMTTDEVIELDPEQLPAGDEVLGILQQERSQLSVWINVALAYYKQKKIDDFLKILEASRVDANMEYRDVERDQMRALDMLAAYYVQEANKEKTKDRKKELFTKATLLYTMADKIIMYDQNHLLGRAYFCLLEGDKMEQADAQFNFVLNQSPNNVPSLLGKACIAFNRKDYRGALAFYKKALRTNPDSPAALRLGMGHCFMKLNNQEKARMAFERALQLDPQCVGALVGLSILKLNLQENESNKMAVIMLSKAYAIDPKNPMVLNHLANHFFFKKDYSKVQHLALHAFHNTENEAMRAESCHHLARAFHAQGDCDQAFQYYYQATQFAPPNFVLPHYGLGQMYIYRGDTENAAQCFEKVLKVQPGNYETMKILGSLYANSASQSKRDIARQHLKKVTEQFPDDVEAWIELAQILEQNDLQGSLNAYSTAMKILKEKVNADIPAEILNNVAALHYRLGNLHEAKTYLEEALEREKVDAETLDAQYYKSIAVTTTYNLARLNEALCMYNKAEKLYKDILKEHPNYIDCYLRLGCMARDKGQIYEASDWFKEALKVNTEHPDTWSLLGNLHLAQQEWGPGQKKFERILQNSSNASDAYSLIALGNVWLQTLHQPSREKDREKRHQERALAMYKQVLKVDVKNIWAANGIGCVLAHKGCVNEARDIFAQVREATADFPDVWMNIAHIYVEQKQYINAIQMYENCIRKFRMHHDVEWLTWLARAHGLAGRPQAARAALLRARRVAPHDAALLYNAALTLRRLASHVLKDERSSLDVVLRAVHELQVSHKYFQRLASTESGEGAERARYEPAAAAAEARTCADLLSQAQWHVARARRQHDEEVTMRDRQREQREAFRKQQEEERRRREEQQQKSTVEQLQKRQEFKEKTKNALLFADMPLEEKKKGGRGRRKDEYVSDSGSGSDRPNEEKLVLKLRERKKKEKGSRGKGKKRRERGSGSDSDRPPHKRGRGQKEKGGKKDKASKAADEKLSAKQRLKIVSKETISTSESESDAGSRRSRSRSRSGSRSRSRSRSPPAKGGRKRIMSNSDSDRSRSKSRSKSRSRSRSGSAKSRSRSKSRSRSKSGSRSKSRSRSKSRSRSKSGSRSKSRSRSKSRSRSKSRSRSKSGSRSKSRSRSRSKSRSRSRSKSGSRSRSRSKSKSRSKSRSRSKSGSRSRSRSKSASRSGSSRPATPVSRKSVSASDDDD from the exons aTGTTGGAAATTCCGTTAATGACAACGGATGAG GTGATTGAATTAGATCCGGAACAGTTACCGGCTGGAGATGAAGTGCTCGGTATTCTGCAGCAAGAGCGCTCGCAGCTCAGTGTTTGGATCAATGTTGCG CTTGCCTATTACAAACAAAAGAAGATTGATGACTTCCTCAAAATCCTGGAGGCGTCCCGTGTGGACGCCAACATGGAGTACCGGGATGTTGAAAGGGACCAAATGCGAGCTCTCGACATGCTCGCCGCTTACTATGTTCAAGAAGCCAATAAGGAGAAAACCAAAGATAGAAAGAAGGAGCTGTTCACAAAAGCCACTTTACTGTATACCATGGCCGATAAAATCATCATGTATGATCAA AACCATCTCCTTGGCCGAGCCTATTTCTGTCTACTTGAAGGAGACAAAATGGAACAAGCAGACGCTCAATTCAACTTCGTACTTAACCAGTCTCCCAACAATGTTCCCTCTCTTCTCGGCAAAGCCTGCATAGCCTTCAACCGCAAAGATTACAGAGGAGCACTGGCGTTCTATAAGAAGGCACTGAGAACCAACCCTGATAGCCCTGCGGCATTGCGGTTAGGGATGGGGCATTGCTTTATGAAGTTAAATAATCAGGAAAAAGCTAG GATGGCTTTTGAAAGAGCTCTACAGTTGGACCCACAATGCGTGGGTGCGCTAGTCGGCCTATCCATCCTCAAGCTTAATCTACAAGAGAATGAGTCAAACAAGATGGCTGTGATAATGTTGTCCAAGGCGTACGCCATAGACCCCAAGAACCCCATGGTGTTGAACCATTTGGCGAACCACTTCTTTTTCAAAAAG GACTACAGCAAAGTGCAACACTTGGCTCTTCACGCGTTCCACAACACGGAGAACGAGGCCATGCGCGCAGAGTCGTGCCACCACCTGGCGCGGGCGTTCCACGCGCAGGGCGACTGCGACCAGGCCTTCCAGTACTACTACCAGGCCACGCAGTTCGCGCCGCCCAACTTCGTGCTGCCGCACTACGGCCTGGGCCAGATGTACATCTATAGAGGAGACACTGAGAAT GCTGCCCAATGCTTTGAGAAAGTCCTCAAAGTTCAGCCCGGCAACTACGAGACCATGAAGATCCTCGGGTCGCTGTACGCCAATTCAGCCTCGCAGTCCAAGAGGGACATAGCCCGGCAGCATTTGAAGAAGGTCACCGAACAGTTTCCTGATGATGTGGAAGCGTGGATAGAATTGGCGCAGATATTGGAGCAGAATGACTTACAG GGATCCCTGAATGCATACAGCACCGCAATGAAGATCCTGAAAGAGAAGGTGAACGCAGACATCCCTGCGGAGATATTAAACAACGTAGCAGCCCTGCACTACCGGCTGGGCAATCTACATGAGGCCAAAACTTACCTCGAGGAAGCGCTAGAAAG GGAGAAAGTAGACGCGGAAACTCTAGACGCCCAGTACTACAAGTCCATAGCTGTGACCACCACGTACAACCTGGCCAGGCTCAACGAAGCGCTGTGCATGTACAACAAGGCCGAGAAACTGTATAAGGATATCCTGAAAGAGCATCCCAATTATATTGATTGTTATTTGAG GCTGGGTTGCATGGCGCGCGACAAAGGGCAGATCTACGAGGCGTCGGACTGGTTCAAGGAGGCGCTGAAGGTGAACACGGAGCACCCCGACACGTGGTCGCTGCTCGGCAACTTGCACCTGGCGCAGCAGGAGTGGGGCCCGGGCCAGAAGAAGTTCGAGCGCATCCTGCAGAACTCCTCCAACGCCAGCGACGCCTACTCGCTTATAGCTTTAG GAAATGTTTGGCTCCAAACGCTACACCAACCGTCCAGAGAGAAAGACCGAGAAAAGCGTCATCAAGAACGAGCTTTAGCCATGTACAAGCAAGTTCTGAAGGTCGACGTCAAGAACATCTGGGCCGCTAATGGCATCGGCTGCGTTCTTGCACATAAG GGTTGTGTGAACGAAGCCCGCGACATCTTCGCCCAAGTGCGAGAGGCCACGGCTGACTTTCCGGATGTTTGGATGAACATCGCTCACATCTATGTGGAACAGAAACAATACATCAACGCTATCCAGATG TACGAGAACTGCATCCGCAAGTTCCGCATGCACCACGACGTGGAGTGGCTGACGTGGCTGGCGCGCGCGCACGGGCTGGCGGGCCGCccgcaggccgcgcgcgccgccctgCTGCGCGCGCGGAGAGTCGCGCCGCACGACGCCGCCCTCTTGTACAACGCGGCGCTCACGCTGCGGAGGCTCGCGTCGCACGTCTTGAAGGACGAGCGGAGTTCTTTGGATGTCGTGTTGCGAGCGGTGCACGAGTTGCAGGTGTCGCACAA ATACTTCCAGCGCCTGGCCTCAACAGAGAGCGGCGAGGGCGCCGAGCGAGCTCGCTACGAACCCGCGGCCGCCGCGGCCGAGGCTCGGACATGTGCCGACCTGCTCTCTCAAGCGCAGTGGCATGTGGCCAGAGCGAGACGGCAACACGACGAGGAGGTCACCATGCGCGACCGACAGAGAGAGCAGAGGGAAGCCTTCAGGAAGCAGCAG GAAGAAGAACGCCGCCGCCGCGAAGAACAACAGCAAAAGAGCACCGTCGAGCAACTACAGAAGCGACAAGAATTCAAAGAGAAGACCAAAAACGCTCTGCTCTTCGCCGACATGCCGCTTGAGGAGAAGAAGAAGGGAGGAAGGGGGAGGAGAAAGGACGAATATGTGTCTGATTCGGGGAGTGGCAGCGATCGGCCTAATGAGGAGAAGTTAGTATTGAAATT ACGggagaggaagaagaaggagaagGGGTCGCGCGGGAAGGGCAAGAAGCGGCGCGAGCGCGGCTCCGGCTCCGACAGCGACCGCCCGCCGCACAAGCGCGGCCGCGGCCAG AAAGAAAAAGGGGGTAAAAAAGATAAGGCATCCAAAGCGGCCGACGAGAAGCTCAGCGCCAAACAGCGGCTCAAGATTGTCTCGAAGGAGACTATTTCCACGTCCGAGTCGGAGTCTGACGCAGGCAGTCGCCGCTCGCGCAGTCGCAGTCGCAGCGGCAGTCGCAGTCGCAGTCGCAGTCGCAGTCCGCCCGCCAAGGGAGGGAGGAAGAGGATTATGTCCAACAGCGATAGTGATAG ATCACGTTCCAAAAGCCGTTCGAAATCCCGCAGCCGATCTCGCTCCGGTTCAGCCAAGAGCCGGTCCCGATCCAAGAGCCGTTCGCGGTCCAAGTCTGGCTCACGCTCGAAGAGCCGCTCCCGTTCCAAGAGCAGATCCCGGTCGAAGAGTGGTTCAAGGTCGAAGAGCCGGTCGAGGTCAAAGAGCAGGTCGAGATCGAAGAGTCGCTCAAGGTCTAAGAGTGGGTCAAG GTCCAAGAGTCGGTCAAGGTCGCGGTCCAAGAGCCGGTCGAGGTCACGGTCGAAGAGCGGCTCGAGGTCACGGTCAAG ATCAAAAAGCAAGTCCCGTTCGAAATCCCGCTCCCGATCCAAGAGCGGGTCTCGATCTCGTTCCCGCTCCAAGAGTGCGTCCAGGAGCGGCTCGTCGCGCCCCGCCACGCCCGTGTCCAGGAAGTCCGTGTCGGCCAGCGACGACGACGACTAG